One genomic region from Nocardia vinacea encodes:
- a CDS encoding cytochrome P450, whose protein sequence is MTSSKTPHASASELPPSVGLRPALLRDPFRFVMDAAARHDGLVRLGFGPLETYIVSHPDYIRRILVTHAANYVKGPLMRPFQAALGNGLVTSEGEHWLRQRRLMQPAFHAKQLHLMEQQITACVERAMRRWESAANAGQPTNFLDDCIELNVEIVLGALFSTSIDAPRAQRLRELTSEVFAGLASKVWTFFLPGWAPVPGAIRYRRAVKDLDAQVHALIQERRRADRKPEDLLGLLLDAIDADTGEQMSDRQLRDEIFTLFMAGYETTATGLTWAAYELAQNPEAADKMAAELERTAAAVPTFAELPSLEYGKRVVNEAFRLHPAFPIWFRSSIQPDMLGPHYLPPEAKIVLNPHVTQRDSRFWEDPETFDPDRFGPERFSARHRHAYYPFGKGSRVCIGERLATTITQQVLSAVVGTFEFTILPGFNVVPRYVVTCQPRGGLPLVLRRR, encoded by the coding sequence ATGACTTCGTCCAAGACACCGCACGCCTCGGCCTCCGAACTTCCACCCTCGGTGGGCTTGCGGCCCGCCCTGCTACGCGACCCGTTCCGGTTCGTCATGGATGCCGCCGCCCGCCACGACGGGCTGGTGCGACTCGGCTTCGGACCGCTGGAGACCTATATCGTGAGCCACCCGGATTACATTCGCCGCATCCTGGTGACCCACGCCGCGAACTATGTCAAGGGCCCACTGATGCGGCCTTTTCAGGCCGCGCTCGGCAACGGACTTGTGACCAGCGAGGGCGAGCATTGGCTGCGGCAGCGACGGCTCATGCAGCCCGCATTCCATGCCAAACAGCTGCATCTGATGGAGCAGCAGATCACCGCATGTGTAGAACGTGCCATGCGGCGGTGGGAATCGGCCGCCAACGCGGGACAACCGACGAATTTTCTCGATGACTGCATCGAACTCAATGTGGAGATCGTGCTCGGCGCACTGTTCAGCACGTCGATCGACGCGCCGCGGGCACAACGCCTGCGCGAACTGACCTCCGAGGTGTTCGCCGGCCTCGCATCGAAGGTGTGGACGTTCTTCCTACCCGGGTGGGCGCCGGTACCGGGCGCGATCCGATATCGCCGCGCGGTAAAGGATCTGGATGCGCAGGTGCACGCGCTCATCCAGGAGCGCCGTCGCGCCGACCGCAAGCCCGAAGATCTACTCGGCCTACTACTGGACGCTATCGATGCCGACACGGGAGAGCAGATGAGTGATCGACAGTTGCGCGATGAGATCTTCACCCTGTTCATGGCGGGTTATGAAACAACCGCGACCGGATTGACCTGGGCGGCTTATGAACTCGCACAAAATCCGGAGGCCGCCGACAAGATGGCGGCCGAACTGGAGCGGACAGCTGCGGCAGTTCCCACCTTCGCCGAGTTGCCGTCACTGGAATACGGCAAGCGCGTCGTCAATGAAGCGTTTCGCCTGCACCCGGCGTTCCCGATCTGGTTCCGCAGCTCGATACAGCCTGATATGCTCGGCCCCCACTATCTGCCGCCAGAAGCCAAGATTGTGCTCAATCCCCATGTAACACAACGTGATTCGCGTTTCTGGGAAGATCCGGAGACCTTCGACCCGGACCGGTTCGGCCCGGAGCGCTTCAGTGCCCGCCATCGGCACGCGTATTACCCCTTCGGCAAAGGCAGCCGGGTCTGCATCGGCGAGCGATTGGCCACGACTATTACCCAACAGGTGCTGAGTGCCGTCGTCGGCACCTTCGAATTCACCATCCTGCCCGGATTCAATGTGGTGCCCCGCTATGTGGTCACCTGCCAGCCCCGGGGTGGGCTGCCCCTGGTGCTACGCCGACGCTGA
- a CDS encoding YbaB/EbfC family nucleoid-associated protein yields MYETMDELMAAVRQRLYRIRDLTDDMAGVRAEETASNGSITVAVDGNGTLLDLRFSQAVSSMSPTEFESVLVATAAAAVRSAFERRGELVTAFNEEVAE; encoded by the coding sequence GTGTACGAGACCATGGATGAGCTGATGGCCGCCGTGCGGCAGCGGCTGTATCGGATCCGGGATCTGACCGACGATATGGCCGGGGTCCGTGCCGAGGAGACCGCGTCGAACGGCTCCATAACCGTGGCCGTCGACGGCAATGGGACGCTGCTGGATCTGCGGTTCTCCCAGGCTGTTTCGAGTATGTCGCCAACCGAGTTCGAATCGGTTCTGGTGGCTACCGCTGCCGCTGCCGTGCGGAGTGCGTTCGAACGGCGCGGTGAACTGGTCACAGCGTTCAATGAGGAAGTCGCCGAATAG
- a CDS encoding class I SAM-dependent methyltransferase produces MTSGRFGFADILQTFAAGALPIRVTAHDGSVAGPADSPFGLHIKTPRAVNYLATAPGPLGMARAYVGGDMEVSGVHPGDPYEFLRASENLRVRRPSAAESVKAARALGWQAFRPVAPPPQEAPPRWRRLADGVRHSKTRDSEAIQHHYDVSNAFYEYVLGPSMTYTCAAFGDPAWTLEQAQDNKYRLVFDKLRLRPGDRLLDIGCGWGGMVRYTARRGVRVIGATLSSEQADWAQKQIAEEGLTDLAEVRHCDYRDIPETGFDAVSSIGLTEHIGVRNYPFYFRFIQSKLRAGGLLLNHTITRKDNTRDAKVGAFIDRYVFPDGELIGVGRVISEVHDVGFEVRHEENLREHYAATLAAWCANLVDNWDACVAEVGEGTAKLWGLYMAACRVGFDRNFLQLHQILAVKLDAHGEAALPLRSWWDA; encoded by the coding sequence ATGACCAGTGGCAGGTTCGGATTCGCCGATATTCTGCAGACCTTCGCGGCCGGTGCCCTCCCCATACGTGTCACGGCGCACGACGGGAGTGTCGCCGGACCAGCGGATAGCCCGTTCGGTCTGCACATAAAGACGCCACGGGCGGTGAACTATCTGGCCACCGCGCCGGGACCGCTCGGCATGGCCCGCGCCTATGTCGGTGGTGACATGGAGGTCTCCGGTGTGCATCCGGGCGATCCGTACGAGTTTCTGCGGGCATCGGAGAACCTCCGAGTTCGGCGTCCGTCCGCGGCGGAATCGGTAAAGGCCGCCCGCGCGCTCGGCTGGCAGGCGTTTCGGCCCGTCGCGCCACCGCCGCAGGAAGCCCCGCCGCGCTGGCGACGGCTCGCGGACGGTGTGCGGCATTCGAAAACCCGGGACTCCGAGGCCATCCAGCATCACTACGACGTCTCGAATGCGTTCTACGAATATGTACTCGGGCCCTCGATGACCTATACCTGCGCGGCCTTCGGTGACCCGGCCTGGACGCTGGAACAGGCTCAAGACAATAAGTACCGGCTGGTGTTCGACAAACTGCGGCTGCGACCGGGCGACCGTTTGCTCGACATCGGGTGCGGTTGGGGTGGCATGGTCCGCTACACGGCCCGCCGCGGTGTGCGGGTGATCGGCGCGACTCTGTCGTCCGAGCAGGCGGATTGGGCCCAGAAGCAGATCGCCGAGGAGGGGCTGACCGATCTCGCGGAGGTCCGGCACTGCGACTACCGCGACATCCCGGAGACCGGCTTCGACGCGGTGTCCTCGATCGGGCTCACCGAGCACATCGGTGTACGCAACTACCCGTTCTACTTCCGGTTCATCCAGAGCAAGTTGCGCGCGGGCGGGCTGCTGCTCAACCACACCATCACCCGCAAGGACAACACTCGCGACGCCAAGGTGGGCGCGTTCATCGACCGATACGTGTTCCCCGACGGCGAGCTGATAGGCGTGGGTCGCGTCATTTCCGAGGTCCATGACGTCGGCTTCGAGGTCCGTCATGAGGAGAACTTGCGCGAGCACTACGCGGCCACCCTTGCGGCGTGGTGCGCGAACCTTGTCGACAATTGGGATGCCTGTGTGGCGGAGGTCGGCGAAGGCACGGCGAAACTGTGGGGTTTGTACATGGCCGCATGCCGCGTCGGTTTCGATCGCAACTTTCTTCAGCTGCACCAGATACTCGCCGTCAAACTCGACGCGCACGGTGAAGCCGCGCTGCCGCTGCGATCGTGGTGGGACGCGTGA
- a CDS encoding EI24 domain-containing protein: protein MRDLRTGFGYLLEGQRWVGQHGRWFGIGLLPGLITLVLYVAALIGLPFVAVDFVEWATPFADDWDSPWLGIFRGFLLLFVFALGLLLAVITFTAVTLLIGQPFYEKLSEQVDISESADGTAPESGLPLIRELWISTRDSIRLLARALIWAVLLLALGFIPVLGQTVVPVIAVFVTGFFLTQELTSVAQARRRIEVREQLILLRSRRKLVWGFGVPLALAFLIPFVAVFLMPGAVAGATLMVRDLEGDDDPTTQPPYPASDNPASVRINK, encoded by the coding sequence ATGCGTGATCTCAGGACCGGATTCGGATACCTTCTCGAGGGACAGCGCTGGGTCGGCCAGCACGGCCGCTGGTTCGGTATCGGCCTGCTACCCGGGTTGATAACACTGGTGCTCTACGTCGCCGCCTTGATCGGATTGCCCTTCGTCGCAGTCGATTTCGTCGAGTGGGCGACCCCGTTCGCCGACGACTGGGACTCGCCGTGGCTGGGAATTTTCCGTGGCTTCCTACTGCTATTCGTATTCGCCCTCGGCCTGCTACTCGCAGTGATCACCTTCACCGCAGTCACCCTATTGATCGGTCAACCCTTCTACGAGAAATTATCCGAGCAGGTCGACATATCCGAGTCCGCCGACGGAACCGCACCCGAGTCCGGGCTGCCACTGATACGTGAGCTGTGGATCTCCACCCGCGACAGCATCCGCCTACTGGCACGGGCACTGATCTGGGCAGTGCTATTGCTCGCCCTCGGCTTCATACCAGTCCTCGGCCAGACCGTGGTCCCGGTGATCGCCGTATTCGTCACAGGCTTCTTCCTGACCCAAGAACTCACCTCCGTCGCACAGGCGCGACGCCGCATCGAAGTCCGCGAACAACTCATCCTGTTGCGCTCACGCCGAAAACTCGTCTGGGGCTTCGGTGTACCACTCGCCCTCGCCTTCCTGATCCCGTTCGTGGCAGTCTTTCTAATGCCCGGAGCTGTAGCGGGGGCAACGCTCATGGTGCGAGATCTCGAAGGGGACGACGACCCCACGACACAACCCCCTTACCCCGCATCCGACAACCCTGCCAGCGTACGAATCAACAAGTAG
- a CDS encoding acyl-CoA desaturase, with amino-acid sequence MAITDIKAYAHLTQSDVETLCAELDAIRRTVEQSRGDRDTAYILRTIKLQRALEMAGRATLFASRRRTAWLLGTGLLAAAKVIEMMELGHNITHGQWDWMNDPEIHSSTWEWDFVGPSAHWKRSHNYVHHAYTNVVGLDEDLSFVVLRMTRDEPWRPIHLMQPVFALGVALLFEWIIALHDWALERTHTNISRRDIWSKPDREFVSKIARQVGKDFLFFPALTGRAYKHTLTANASALLLRNLWSYLVIMCGHFPDGAEKFTIEQFEHETRGEWYLRQLLGTANISAGPVLAFMTGNLCYQIEHHLFPDLPSNRYAEIAGRVRAVCDKYDLPYTSGPLFGQFWQSYRTLYTLALPDRWLRRTSDDAPETRSERKFWTDAAPKTHLLKSSTGHLRFGLRSALARARAKQRSSPAPFGA; translated from the coding sequence GTGGCGATAACGGATATCAAGGCGTACGCCCATCTGACCCAATCGGATGTCGAGACGCTGTGCGCGGAACTCGATGCGATCCGCCGAACTGTCGAGCAATCGCGCGGCGATCGGGACACCGCGTACATCCTGCGCACGATCAAACTGCAGCGCGCGCTGGAAATGGCCGGGCGCGCAACACTGTTCGCGAGCAGGCGGCGAACGGCTTGGCTGCTCGGCACCGGACTGCTCGCGGCCGCCAAGGTCATCGAGATGATGGAGCTCGGGCACAACATCACTCATGGCCAATGGGATTGGATGAACGACCCCGAAATCCATTCCAGCACCTGGGAATGGGACTTCGTCGGCCCGTCGGCGCACTGGAAGCGCTCACACAACTACGTCCACCACGCCTACACCAATGTCGTCGGGTTGGACGAGGATCTGAGCTTCGTCGTCCTGCGGATGACACGCGACGAGCCTTGGCGCCCCATCCACCTGATGCAGCCGGTGTTCGCGCTGGGCGTGGCCCTGCTCTTCGAATGGATTATCGCGCTACACGACTGGGCGCTCGAACGTACACATACAAACATCTCGCGCCGCGATATCTGGTCCAAACCGGACCGCGAGTTCGTCAGCAAGATCGCCCGGCAGGTCGGCAAGGACTTCTTGTTCTTCCCGGCACTCACCGGCCGGGCCTATAAGCACACCCTCACGGCCAATGCCAGCGCGCTGCTGCTGCGCAATCTGTGGTCCTACCTGGTGATCATGTGTGGCCATTTTCCCGACGGCGCGGAGAAATTCACCATCGAGCAATTCGAGCACGAGACCCGCGGCGAGTGGTACCTGCGCCAGCTACTCGGCACGGCCAACATCTCGGCGGGACCGGTGCTCGCCTTCATGACCGGCAACCTTTGCTACCAGATCGAGCACCATCTGTTCCCCGACCTCCCGAGCAACCGCTACGCCGAGATCGCCGGGCGAGTACGCGCAGTTTGCGACAAGTACGACCTGCCCTACACCTCCGGTCCGCTATTCGGGCAGTTCTGGCAGTCCTACCGAACGCTGTACACGCTCGCACTGCCGGACCGGTGGCTGCGCCGAACCAGCGACGATGCGCCGGAGACGCGGTCGGAGCGGAAGTTCTGGACCGATGCCGCACCGAAGACACACCTGCTGAAGTCGTCGACCGGACACCTCCGGTTCGGACTCCGTTCCGCGCTCGCTCGTGCCAGAGCGAAACAACGCAGCTCACCCGCACCGTTCGGCGCGTAG
- the eccE gene encoding type VII secretion protein EccE — protein sequence MNERDTKSGANARTETGNNKSAHITNKPLRDPEYWLFREIPLRLAIPLAAVAAAVAWIATAFGAPTYVIAGLAVFVVGAGAAPVRRRDPRNVAGIAARAITFRSRRARPGAADTGQSPFDVPLPEGGSYGVCWDGDLLMTMLHINPPPDTLTLLRRGSLSTDQVLPLTEIGRCLSQFDINLASIDVISTGARTAGGGPVAQLYDRILGPLPAIAHRTVWLVLRLDPLANAEAVDNRGGGGAGALRTAIIATRRVANRLAAQDISASVLTATEMNGAARELTRGIAPEEFTETPKSLVHGGIHLTSYEIGPELIGSRGFADIWATPSLTTTVTVRLRPGTRRPGEVRGDTDTPITLGALIRFDTIDEPVEPPVTGLRALPGEQFHALLDCLPAHRCGDTAGDYRGPLTALDGIAVPTAGCGQLIGADDAGQGIAVPLIGDGTRHLKVIGRLDLAQQVILRAIALGAHTIVHTDRPEAWQTMVANVDAPHSLSLAPRFAGAGHHPASPAAPSSTLIPGAAVVVFDGIEPAAPTGGATIVQVLAPEQPDGQFDADIVLVQDISAPNVITVRTSTASATVNMVTTPEEMWYIGESLAAAR from the coding sequence GTGAACGAACGAGATACCAAATCCGGTGCGAATGCCCGTACGGAAACTGGAAACAACAAATCGGCGCACATAACGAACAAACCCTTGCGCGATCCGGAATACTGGCTGTTCCGTGAAATCCCACTGCGGCTCGCGATTCCGCTCGCCGCAGTCGCCGCGGCGGTCGCGTGGATTGCCACCGCATTCGGTGCACCGACATACGTCATCGCCGGTCTGGCAGTATTTGTCGTAGGCGCCGGGGCCGCCCCAGTGCGCCGCCGCGACCCGCGCAATGTAGCAGGCATTGCCGCGCGCGCGATCACCTTCCGCTCGCGACGTGCCCGACCCGGCGCGGCCGATACCGGCCAATCCCCCTTCGACGTACCACTGCCGGAAGGTGGCAGTTACGGCGTGTGCTGGGACGGCGACCTGCTCATGACCATGCTGCACATCAACCCGCCACCGGATACGCTCACCCTCCTGCGCCGTGGCTCGCTGTCCACCGACCAGGTTCTTCCGCTCACCGAAATCGGTCGCTGCCTCAGTCAATTCGATATCAACCTGGCCTCGATCGATGTGATCAGCACCGGCGCGCGGACCGCGGGCGGCGGACCGGTGGCCCAGCTCTACGACCGCATCCTCGGCCCACTGCCCGCCATCGCGCATCGCACGGTCTGGCTGGTGCTGCGGCTGGATCCGCTCGCCAATGCCGAGGCCGTGGACAACCGTGGCGGAGGCGGTGCGGGTGCGCTGCGAACCGCGATCATCGCGACCCGCCGGGTGGCCAATCGACTTGCCGCACAGGATATTTCGGCTTCGGTGCTGACCGCGACCGAAATGAACGGCGCAGCGCGCGAACTCACCCGTGGTATCGCACCGGAGGAATTCACCGAAACCCCGAAGTCGCTGGTGCACGGTGGCATTCACCTCACCAGCTATGAGATCGGCCCGGAGCTGATCGGATCGCGCGGCTTCGCCGATATCTGGGCCACCCCGAGCCTGACCACCACGGTCACTGTGCGCCTGCGGCCCGGTACGAGACGGCCAGGCGAGGTGCGCGGCGACACCGACACGCCCATCACACTGGGTGCACTGATCCGCTTCGACACCATAGACGAGCCGGTAGAACCACCGGTCACCGGACTGCGTGCCCTGCCGGGCGAGCAGTTCCACGCGCTGCTGGATTGCCTGCCCGCGCACCGCTGCGGCGACACCGCTGGCGACTACCGTGGCCCGCTCACCGCACTCGACGGTATCGCGGTGCCAACTGCCGGATGCGGCCAACTGATCGGTGCCGACGACGCCGGACAGGGCATTGCCGTACCACTGATCGGCGACGGCACCCGGCACCTGAAAGTCATCGGCCGGCTGGACCTGGCCCAGCAGGTGATCCTGCGGGCCATCGCCCTCGGCGCGCACACCATCGTGCACACCGACCGGCCCGAAGCCTGGCAGACCATGGTCGCGAATGTCGATGCGCCGCATTCGCTCTCGCTCGCACCCCGCTTCGCGGGTGCGGGACATCATCCGGCCTCCCCTGCCGCGCCGTCGAGCACGCTCATCCCCGGTGCGGCGGTGGTTGTCTTCGACGGCATCGAACCCGCCGCGCCGACCGGCGGCGCAACCATCGTGCAGGTGCTCGCCCCCGAACAGCCCGATGGGCAGTTCGATGCCGATATCGTGCTGGTGCAAGATATTTCGGCTCCAAATGTGATCACGGTGCGGACCTCGACAGCAAGCGCGACAGTCAATATGGTCACCACCCCGGAGGAGATGTGGTACATCGGCGAATCCCTCGCCGCGGCACGATAA
- a CDS encoding peptidoglycan-binding domain-containing protein codes for MGMLCGRAALVATVIALAGAGVGVVAAGPANAAATCSGTQLHGKSGVVGSAETPHTDSCQLDKGDRGEAVEALQKTLNQCYDVGTLVVDGVFGDKTREALIDAQRKAGTGADGIYGPKTRAALKWPFYNRATWVFNGCHQL; via the coding sequence ATGGGCATGCTTTGCGGACGGGCTGCGCTGGTGGCGACTGTCATTGCGCTGGCCGGCGCTGGGGTCGGTGTGGTTGCCGCTGGCCCGGCCAATGCGGCTGCCACTTGCAGCGGAACTCAGCTCCACGGCAAGTCGGGAGTAGTCGGCAGCGCCGAGACGCCGCATACCGACAGCTGTCAGCTCGACAAGGGGGATCGCGGGGAAGCGGTCGAGGCGCTGCAGAAGACCCTCAACCAGTGCTACGACGTGGGGACGCTGGTTGTCGACGGCGTTTTCGGCGACAAGACCCGAGAAGCGTTGATTGATGCGCAGCGGAAGGCGGGCACTGGCGCGGACGGTATCTACGGGCCCAAAACGCGCGCTGCGCTGAAATGGCCTTTCTACAACCGAGCGACTTGGGTATTCAACGGGTGCCACCAGTTGTGA
- a CDS encoding FAD-binding oxidoreductase, with protein MTFPLMGICHPISTFGRVPGHDARFIAHRAGVERLLASYRGLPPGTTVRLAKKTSNLFRTRADTAVPGLDVGGLAGIIAIEPDRMTADVGGMTTYEDLVAATLPYGLSPLVVPQLKTITVGGAVTGIGIESSSFRNGLPHESVLEIDVLTGAGEIVTAKPAGAHADLFHGFPNSYGTLGYSTRLRIRLEPVRPYVALRHLRFRELSELVSAIDRIVAERSHGGERVDYLDGVVFGRDESYLTLGRQTDEPGPVSDYTGMAIYYQSIRTRDTDRLTIHDYLWRWDTDWFWCSRYFGAQHPFVRRCWPKRYLRSSVYWKLIALNNRYHIADRLRVYKGGARPERVIQDIEVPIERTAEFLDWFLSEIPIEPVWLCPVRLCAPSASGTAPWPLYPIPAEKTYVNVGFWSTVPTAVDAREGAMNREIEGKVADLDGHKSLYSEAFYEKVDFDRLYGGHTYTTLKKRYDPENRLLDLYAKVVERK; from the coding sequence ATGACATTCCCGTTGATGGGAATATGTCATCCGATAAGTACATTCGGTCGGGTGCCTGGTCATGACGCTCGATTCATTGCCCACCGCGCAGGCGTCGAGCGATTGCTCGCGAGCTACCGCGGATTGCCTCCCGGAACTACCGTGCGGTTGGCAAAGAAGACATCCAACCTGTTCCGGACGAGGGCCGATACGGCCGTGCCCGGACTCGATGTCGGCGGCCTGGCCGGGATCATCGCCATCGAGCCGGACCGGATGACCGCGGATGTCGGTGGGATGACCACGTATGAGGACTTGGTGGCGGCCACGCTGCCCTACGGCCTCAGTCCGTTGGTGGTGCCGCAGTTGAAGACGATCACGGTCGGCGGAGCGGTTACCGGGATCGGAATCGAATCGAGTTCGTTCCGCAACGGCCTGCCGCACGAGTCGGTTCTGGAGATCGATGTGTTGACCGGGGCGGGGGAGATCGTTACCGCGAAACCCGCTGGCGCACATGCCGATCTATTTCATGGTTTCCCCAATTCGTATGGCACGCTGGGATATTCGACTAGGCTGCGCATCCGCTTGGAACCCGTGCGGCCGTACGTCGCGCTACGGCACCTGCGCTTTCGCGAGCTGTCCGAGCTGGTGTCGGCGATCGACCGGATTGTCGCCGAGCGCAGTCACGGTGGCGAGCGCGTCGACTACCTCGATGGGGTGGTGTTCGGCCGGGATGAGAGCTACCTCACGCTGGGCCGGCAAACCGATGAGCCGGGCCCGGTCAGCGACTACACCGGGATGGCCATCTACTACCAGTCCATCCGGACGCGCGATACCGACCGGCTGACTATCCATGATTACTTGTGGCGATGGGATACCGACTGGTTCTGGTGTTCACGGTACTTCGGCGCGCAGCACCCGTTCGTCCGTCGCTGCTGGCCAAAGCGCTACCTCCGCAGCAGTGTCTACTGGAAGCTGATTGCGCTCAATAACCGTTACCATATTGCCGACCGGCTGCGAGTATATAAAGGCGGCGCCCGGCCGGAACGCGTGATTCAGGATATCGAGGTGCCGATCGAGCGGACCGCGGAGTTCCTCGACTGGTTTTTATCTGAGATTCCCATCGAACCGGTCTGGTTGTGCCCGGTGCGATTGTGTGCGCCATCCGCAAGCGGCACAGCGCCGTGGCCGCTGTATCCGATTCCGGCCGAGAAAACCTATGTCAACGTGGGCTTCTGGTCGACCGTGCCGACCGCGGTCGATGCTCGCGAAGGTGCGATGAATCGGGAGATCGAAGGTAAAGTCGCCGACCTCGACGGACACAAATCACTGTACTCCGAAGCCTTCTACGAGAAAGTCGACTTCGACCGACTCTACGGCGGACATACCTACACGACTCTGAAAAAACGTTATGACCCCGAAAATAGATTGTTGGACCTTTACGCCAAGGTGGTAGAACGTAAATGA